A part of Acropora palmata chromosome 6, jaAcrPala1.3, whole genome shotgun sequence genomic DNA contains:
- the LOC141885245 gene encoding brefeldin A-inhibited guanine nucleotide-exchange protein 3-like isoform X1 yields the protein MEEVLSNLAHDATSNKAKSVRDACISATDGLFISRNGTRKLQPHELREKCFLPLKLALESRSSKLSLHAINGLQKLISDDRFRSENEEDAEYQLPVQFLTAVASTPSLADEVQVEVMKLLLIITCSASCEVHGEYLIKLAEICIETYTRAHQMATKTACRATLIQMLSSVCHRLQDSLASHVTSKTSSDSKIIKHTNLLSTDHAKLLSQDVVLLLKHFCFRLTAGPSVPIQGGHAIPLYLESILVMLSSLSTALQQEKEFINVIWQLLCPALIQLLGSPITDMTKRSKTITHFPEEINRGGRGTGNFAKSSSVVGPIPRTIYNIATELLRLVGPLAAMRPVLESLFHRIILYPPVQQRAEALKALKEFLASPQRLLDAAGPTIVDKDNPPSPDSPTEQKKSELDLLRLLMDGIVESARCADTTVVSCSVACVVALLGSLEDLSQGRGLSDEHIESLSKLKERDNWETLKEQYDNAASARNKGNSFNGSRFNGGRAGYRWRMNSQASPDGDIESLTERFEKDSGCWDSLTDGEIRNDVSDDEPEIKPLIPKSVHFASEDEITMFETHESENVRSIRANPPARSGIPRKSSLPKRVAPSLQGNTRTTIKRSSSLDGKTRQKPVIQKRGTTGNPRQRDRAGSDSGEISNRTANFLASIEQNNEKALNDFGIHRSYSDNDIRISKTSVPQSLPLKKANSWSLLIPGNDNTLADSSRTQGSPQKRSTRGNVSRTQSQSYSTLNGRPLQKRISNEGKTIDVSRKMSDPTSPTQRKFVESKANKIAAREKALREERDRSPTKNPRAPLRRTRSASEYDRKQQNGIGDKPKGILLKNQTTEEQENGRNSSNLPKRNTSQGVKINGVYVNKAKETSTSIKLSPDKKKIKEAKKSVEENEKEGARNFARCLLGILPSVLSLPDPVGVDEALQQFASDVCEAVTCMALKRKNVPNFGTLRGRSDLVDERSGEGATSDPSYPVLNADGVYVTVYATLTLNLKLLKSGYYQKKVTEPALGQEEFIENVLNSGIPIGLSSVWLGELYRLVTTYNILGKAGYSAESLETNGALINSLNDNMLSDGEDSPFLHHRNPSALPPGKREGMKFARRVLLTSWDSVLEILSVPLETSALGPTNGVAAMLGGESKRDHNRERDTICLSLDGLRRAARLCCTLGIQTRCELVLAQLANASCGGEGLEGKRSRSHFLSGHIKLHAAHVLSMDGLLAVGVELGSHAPKCWKHVFRCCTYISQLERVNFSNEVGDQSSHMGPNSQRIYSDMASPMSESSSISDYLSGELSPNGSGVARQNSETASEHAPSNSGLLTATDASRAIYALSAAVDRLFEHAANTLHLEGLLSFVEALVHASSTQLFGSFSERGTNSPGGISGNNQTPSHSTTLHLYRLADVILRSARNSSRPLLHLMRAWAVISPHFVEAASHRDRHISKLAITSLHDIITELLSNRSELPHFWFHEALFKPLDGIMASPTCSEEETDQILATLSELVETHLSSIKSAWRPIFSALRRMPVHSLKFGIEQDRRPHQILDILSAFLTNKNSSVFASAAVQCIQSLLRFVRGSKSEDTYEGSQNDIESNDNIDARTADDMCLPALQDLLTLSKKLAAIYIMPSSLVFHGSRTVCLVEHTPEYPGNPSPTSSPLKSSESANRKAKSQTPNMSSAASITSIDDTGVLRVWFLLLEGLTKVVAQCPCKYQPQTLEVLFDILRSITTVPGPHFSIYVITNLLLPMLESWVERGNRDGSYWESTAGNFKHACGLVTELVVEELGQFLSVQGAAECVPGMIKQTLDLLLECVSQPVEGIARLGCSCLRHLLLSGGPVFTEDLWLIVSEGLREAVHTTLSNLRDMVACFQPGSYSVNGDEGMTVRVVARRDVITADVIRLQQVAEQVFMLDSQLDDSSKRTKNSHRAENEEDDQRSYVFVLSSVENKEKPENADRVPLRGLLVSLLSHQLLLQTLGSILLDNADSVMAQSSIPGSPGASTESLSSEGTEANLPGLLSYLSPANLSVLFDCLMESHSVAYEFNARPGLRSLIQKLAKLDAPANLLRQSTTAFTCYLHTLFQICRHSGEHFSSSNIKRILTGDRVSGIQDKEDNAGREESLGTPARHNDLLKGDRNLDWIVRRLHEACDQLSSVFVRLYNQYKSDSPGNMSFEVELEKSMSLSSTSSPARDSTMWNNSSYADEPLGSPGGRWKLSSDKSARDSKIRHYQQLLEDDIRMVELERQFLRRKEDELLQVNIWTNLVVTMLELLLSLPTLQFKAVLPAVFPAVTCLISTGADTKVKQLVCEVVRRVGSIYGIL from the exons ATGGAGGAGGTGTTGTCCAACCTTGCTCACGATGCCACGTCGAATAAAGCAAAGTCGGTGCGGGACGCGTGTATATCTGCTACTG ATGGCTTGTTCATCAGTCGAAATGGGACACGAAAATTGCAACCACACGAGCTCAG GGAGAAGTGTTTTCTGCCGCTCAAACTGGCGTTGGAATCTAGGTCTAGTAAACTTTCTCTCCACGCCATAAACGGCCTTCAG AAGTTAATTTCTGATGACCGTTTTCGGTCGGAGAATGAAGAAGATGCAGAATATCAACTTCCGGTGCAATTTCTCACTGCTGTAGCCTCTACACCGTCACTCGCAGATGAAGTGCAGGTTGAAGTTATGAAG cttCTACTTATCATAACTTGTTCAGCGTCTTGTGAAGTTCATGGCGAATATCTCATCAAACTTGCCGAG ATTTGCATCGAAACTTACACCCGTGCCCACCAAATGGCCACCAAGACTGCGTGCAGAGCAACCTTGATACAGATGCTGAGCTCAGTTTGTCATCGTTTGCAAGACAGCTTAGCTAGTCACGTG ACATCAAAGACCTCTTCAGATTCCAAGATCATAAAAC ACACCAACTTGCTTTCCACGGATCATGCTAAGTTGTTGAGTCAAGATGTGGTGCTGTTATTGAAGCACTTTTGTTTCCGCCTAACAGCAGGACCAAG CGTGCCCATTCAAGGAGGCCATGCCATTCCGCTATATCTGGAATCCATCTTGGTGATGCTTAGCAGTCTTTCCACAGCACTTcagcaagaaaaagaattcaTTAACGTCATTTG GCAACTTCTTTGTCCCGCCTTGATACAGTTATTAGGAAGTCCTATAACGGACATGACCAAGCGATCCAAAACAATAACTCATTTCCCCGAGGAAATCAACAGAGGAGGGCGTGGAACGGGAAACTTTGCCAAGTCAAGCTCTGTTGTGGGGCCAATACCGCGGACCATATATAACATAGCCACAGAGCTCCTGCGCCTTGTGGGCCCCTTAGCGGCCATGAGACCTGTCCTCGAATCACTGTTTCATCGCATCATTCTTTATCCCCCAGTACAGCAGAGGGCAGAGGCGCTAAAGGCTTTGAAAGAG TTTCTTGCCAGTCCCCAGCGGCTTTTGGATGCTGCAGGCCCAACCATTGTCGACAAAGATAATCCTCCGTCACCAGACTCCCCGACCGAGCAGAAGAAATCTGAGCTGGATTTGCTGAGACT CTTGATGGATGGCATCGTAGAATCTGCGCGTTGCGCCGACACTACAGTGGTCAGCTGCAGTGTCGCATGCGTAGTTGCTCTTCTGGGATCGTTGGAGGACCTGAGTCAAGGGCGGGGCTTAAGCGACGAACACATAGAATCGCTGAGCAAACTGAAGGAGCGTGATAACTGGGAAACTCTCAAAGAACAATACGATAATGCAGCATCGGCACGAAACAAGGGAAACTCCTTCAATGGAAGCCGATTCAATGGAGGAAGAGCTGGATACCGCTGGAGAATGAATTCCCAAGCATCCCCAGATGGAGACATTGAATCTTTGACTGAGAGGTTCGAGAAAGATAGTGGTTGCTGGGATAGCCTTACAGACGGCGAAATAAGGAATGATG tctCAGATGATGAGCCGGAAATCAAGCCTCTTATCCCCAAAAGCGTTCACTTTGCATCGGAGGATGAAATCACAATGTTTGAAACTCACGAGAGTGAGAATGTTAGATCCATTCGTGCCAATCCCCCTGCAAGGTCAGGGATTCCTCGCAAGAGCAGTCTGCCTAAAAGGGTTGCGCCCAGTCTCCAAGGCAACACGAGGACAACGATCAAGCGTTCGTCTTCATTGGATGGCAAAACACGACAGAAGCCAGTCATACAGAAACGAGGCACGACTGGAAATCCGCGTCAACGAGATCGTGCGGGATCCGATAGTGGTGAAATATCCAACAGGACAGCGAATTTTTTAGCCTCCATTGAACAAAATAACGAAAAGGCGTTGAATGATTTTGGCATTCACAGATCCTATTCTGACAATGATATTCGAATTAGTAAGACATCCGTGCCACAGTCTTTGCCTTTGAAGAAAGCGAATTCGTGGTCATTGCTTATACCAGGGAATGATAATACTTTGGCGGACAGCAGTAGAACTCAGGGCTCGCCGCAAAAACGATCAACACGGGGCAATGTCTCGAGGACACAATCACAGAGTTATTCTACACTGAATGGAAGACCATTGCAAAAGCGAATTTCAAATGAAGGGAAAACAATTGATGTCAGTAGAAAAATGTCTGACCCAACTTCTCCTACGCAACGGAAGTTCGTTGAatcaaaagcaaataaaatagCAGCAAGAGAAAAGGCTTTAAGAGAGGAAAGAGACCGATCTCCGACTAAAAATCCCCGTGCACCTCTTCGTAGAACTCGATCGGCCTCCGAGTACGATCGTAAGCAGCAAAATGGGATTGGCGATAAACCGAAAGGGATTCTTCTGAAAAATCAAACTACGGAGGAACAAGAAAATGGAAGGAATTCATCGAATTTACCAAAGAGAAACACTTCTCAAGGAGTGAAAATAAATGGTGTTTATGTGAACAAAGCGAAGGAAACTAGCACTTCGATAAAACTATCACCagacaagaagaaaataaaagaagccAAAAAGAGCGTGgaggaaaatgaaaaggaaggtgcTCGAAACTTTGCGCGCTGTTTACTTGGCATTCTTCCATCGGTGCTTAGCCTACCCGATCCAGTCGGAGTGGACGAAGCTCTGCAACAGTTTGCGTCCGACGTTTGTGAAGCGGTAACCTGTATGGCACTCAAGCGCAAAAATGTACCAAACTTCGGCACTCTTCGCGGGCGTTCGGATTTGGTCGACGAAAGGTCGGGTGAAGGAGCAACCTCGGATCCGAGCTATCCTGTTCTCAACGCAGATGGTGTGTATGTCACGGTGTATGCTACACTGACACTGAATCTTAAGTTACTGAAGAGTGGTTATTATcagaagaaagtaactgaacCAGCGCTGGGACAG GAGGAGTTTATTGAAAATGTCCTAAACAGCGGTATTCCCATCGGTCTCTCCTCTGTGTGGCTTGGTGAGCTGTACCGACTGGTGACCACCTACAACATTCTAGGAAAAGCTGGGTATAGTGCAGAATCACTTGAGACGAATGGCGCGCTCATCAACTCGTTGAATGACAACATGCTCTCAGATGGCGAGGACAGTCCATTCCTACATCACAGGAACCCCAGCGCGCTGCCACCGGGGAAGAGGGAGGGAATGAAGTTTGCCAGAAGAGTGCTGCTCACCTCTTGGGATTCAGTTTTGGAAATTCTGTCAGTGCCCTTGGAGACGTCCGCATTAG GTCCCACCAATGGTGTTGCTGCAATGCTTGGTGGAGAATCAAAAAGAGATCACAATCGTGAGCGCGACACGATTTGCCTCAGCTTGGACGGACTGCGACGAGCTGCGCGCCTTTGTTGTACGCTGGGAATTCAAACCCGCTGTGAGCTGGTGCTTGCCCAGTTAGCAAACGCATCCTGTGGGGGAGAGGGGCTAGAAGGAAAGAGAAGCCGGTCGCACTTTCTTTCAGGACATATAAAGCTGCACGCTGCTCATGTCCTGAGTATGGATGGACTATTGGCCGTTGGAGTTGAGCTTGGCAGTCACGCGCCAAAATGCTGGAAACACGTGTTCAg ATGTTGCACTTACATATCTCAACTGGAACGTGTGAATTTTAGTAACGAAGTCGGCGATCAGTCATCGCATATGGGCCCGAACTCTCAGCGAATTTACTCCGATATGGCCTCCCCAATGTCCGAGTCCTCCAGTATCTCGGATTACCTTTCTGGCGAGCTTTCCCCGAACGGCTCTGGAGTCGCTCGACAAAATTCGGAAACTGCTTCCGAACACGCGCCTTCTAATAGTGGACTGTTGACAGCGACCGACGCTTCACGGGCTATTTATGCACTTTCCGCTGCCGTAGATCGTCTATTCGAGCACGCTGCAAACACCCTTCATCTCGAAGGGCTTTTGTCCTTCGTCGAGGCTTTGGTTCACGCTTCATCGACGCAACTTTTTGGCTCCTTTTCAGAGAGGGGTACGAATTCACCAGGAGGAATATCTGGGAACAATCAAACTCCATCCCACAGTACAACACTGCATCTATATCGGCTGGCTGACGTCATTCTCAGAAGCGCCCGCAATTCAAGCAGACCACTGTTGCATCTCATGAGAGCATGGGCTGTGATCTCACCACATTTCGTTGAG gctgcCTCTCACAGGGACAGGCACATTTCCAAGCTAGCCATCACATCTCTTCACGACATCATCACGGAACTGCTCAGCAACCGCAGCGAGCTTCCTCACTTTTGGTTCCACGAGGCGCTGTTTAAGCCTCTGGATGGAATCATGGCTTCTCCGACCTGCAGTGAAGAGGAGACCGACCAG ATCTTAGCAACACTTTCCGAGCTGGTAGAAACTCACTTAAGCAGCATCAAGTCTGCATGGAGACCAATTTTCTCCGCGTTGAGGAGAATGCCAGTCCATTCTCTTAAATTCGGTATTGAGCAGGATCGCAGACCTCATCAGATCCTCGACATTCTCTCGGCTTTCCTTACCAACAAAAACTCATCGGTTTTTGCATCCGCCGCTGTGCAGTGTATCCAATCACTTCTCAGGTTCGTGCGTGGTTCGAAAAGTGAAGATACCTATGAAGGGAGCCAAAACGATATCGAAAGTAATGACAACATTGACGCGAGGACTGCCGATGACATGTGCCTCCCAGCTCTGCAAGATCTGTTGACCTTGTCGAAAAAGCTGGCTGCCATCTACATCATGCCGTCCAGCTTAGTGTTTCATGGGTCCCGAACTGTTTGCTTGGTGGAACATACACCCGAATATCCGGGAAATCCAAGTCCTACTTCAAGTCCTCTCAAGTCAAGTGAATCAGCCAATCGCAAGGCGAAATCTCAGACTCCTAACATGTCGTCGGCAGCCTCGATCACGTCAATTGATGACACAGGAGTCTTGCGAGTATGGTTTCTTCTGCTGGAGGGGCTGACAAAGGTCGTGGCTCAATGTCCATGTAAATATCAGCCCCAAACCCTGGAGGTGTTGTTTGATATTCTCCGCTCCATCACCACAGTTCCAGGACCTCATTTTTCGATCTACGTGATTACGAACTTGCTGCTACCTATGCTAGAGTCCTGGGTCGAGAGAGGAAACAGAGATGGCAGCTACTGGGAAAGTACAGCGGGAAATTTCAAGCACGCATGCGGACTTGTGACCGAGCTGGTAGTGGAAGAGTTGGGGCAGTTTCTCAGCGTTCAAG gtgCGGCAGAATGTGTCCCTGGTATGATCAAACAAACTCTGGATCTTCTGTTGGAGTGTGTCTCTCAGCCAGTTGAAGGCATTGCCAGGCTTGGATGCTCATGTCTTAG ACATCTGTTATTGTCCGGAGGGCCAGTTTTCACCGAGGACCTGTGGCTCATTGTGAGTGAGGGACTCAGAGAGGCGGTACACACGACGCTGTCAAATCTAAGGGACATGGTGGCATGTTTCCAGCCAGGCTCTTACAGTGTCAATGGAGATGAAGGAATGACGGTTAGGGTTGTCGCACGACGTGACGTCATAACAGCTGATGTGATTAGACTACAACAAGTTGCAGAACAG GTGTTTATGCTTGATAGTCAACTTGATGACTCCTCCAAGCGCACAAAAAATTCACATAGAGCTGAAAACGAGGAAGATGATCAACGGTCGTATGTCTTTGTATTGTCCTCAGtagagaacaaagaaaaaccagaAAACGCAGATAG GGTTCCTCTTCGCGGTTTACTGGTCAGTCTGTTATCCCATCAGCTCTTGCTTCAGACTCTTGGTTCCATTCTTTTGGATAACGCCGATAGCGTCATGGCACAGAGCTCGATCCCAGGGAGCCCGGGCGCTTCTACTGAGAGCTTAAGCAGCGAGGGTACAGAGGCTAATCTTCCAGGCCTCCTTTCGTATTTGTCACCAGCGAATCTATCAGTGCTTTTTGACTGTTTGATGGAGTCGCATAGTGTTGCGTACGAGTTTAATGCTCGCCCTGGCTTGCGCTCATTGATTCAGAAGCTTGCCAAGCTGGATGCACCAGCGAATCTTCTTCGGCAGTCCACAACTGCCTTCACATGTTACCTTCATACGCTGTTCCAGATTTGCCGGCATAGTGGCGAGCACTTCTCCAGCTCGAATATCAAGCGCATTTTAACAGGAGATCGAGTCTCGGGTATCCAGGATAAGGAAGATAACGCGGGTAGAGAGGAGTCCCTCGGGACGCCCGCGAGGCACAACGACCTCCTGAAAGGCGATCGTAATCTTGACTGGATTGTGCGACGGTTGCACGAGGCCTGTGACCAGCTCAGCAGCGTGTTTGTGCGTCTGTATAATCAATATAAAAGCGATTCGCCTGGTAACATGTCTTTCGAAGTCGAGCTGGAAAAGAGCATGTCACTATCGTCTACCTCGTCACCAGCTCGGGATTCCACCATGTGGAACAACAGCAGCTATGCGGACGAACCCTTAGGTTCCCCAGGTGGAAGGTGGAAACTATCTTCGGACAAATCCGCTCGAGATTCAAAAATCAGACACTATCAACAGCTCCTCGAGGACGACATTCGAATGGTGGAGTTAGAGAGACAATTCCTAAGGCGAAAAGAAGACGAATTGCTCCAAGTGAACATTTGGACAAATTTAGTAGTAACGATGTTAGAGCTTCTTCTGAGTTTGCCGACGCTGCAGTTTAAAGCAGTTTTGCCAGCGGTATTCCCTGCTGTGACATGCTTAATTTCAACGGGTGCCGATACTAAAGTCAAACAGTTAGTCTGCGAAGTGGTGCGCCGGGTGGGATCAATATACGGCATTCTATGA